Within the Setaria viridis chromosome 3, Setaria_viridis_v4.0, whole genome shotgun sequence genome, the region AGACCAGTCCCTCACATACCTGCGAGCTTGCACGAAAGGAAAGGCAGACCAATGAAGCATCAGGAATTACACCAACACCAGCCTCACCACCATCATCTTCTGGAGCAGGCGCAACAAGAGGCAGATGCAAAGCCCCGCCATCAGGGGACTCCACAACCAGATCAGGGAACTCAGCAGCATCAGCCTCTGGGATGATGGCCTTACTTGCAGTCGCAATCTAAACCATTTTGATCACAGTGTGGTTACCAATCACCCAAATCCATCAACAACTAATAAATGTGTACTTCATACTATAAATACCTTGCCTTGGTTCTTGCGGATCTCGGAGATGTCCGCGAAGTAGCCCCTACTCATCTCATCCTTACTGCACTAGACCAATCAGAAGCATCACACTTTGCATATTCCATACAGTGCTGCGGTGAAGTTGCAGCAGCAAGCCAGTAGGAGTAACTATGAATAGCAAGTAAACGAGGTGGGGGGAGAGGAGCCTTACAGCCtggccttctccttctcgaTGGCCTCCTTGTTCACCATCTGATTACCCCAGCAACGAGAAAAACAAGTCACTCATTCGCGCTAACAATCTAATCAACTGCGGCTGCGGAGAAATGGAGGACGGACGGAGACGAAGCGGGTACCTTGTGGAGATCGAGGAAGCCGCGAGTGAATGCCGCGCGCGCAAGCGGAGGGGCCCCGCCGCTCTGGGCGAAGGCTcccgcgccggcgaggcggagcagcgcacccgccgccccccgcgcccgcagcatcgtcgccgccgccgatctaCTCGGGTCAGGTCGTCAGGAGCAGCCGCGAGAGGCGAGACTGATCAGCGGGCTGAGTTGCGGACCTAACAATATGGGCCGGGCCTGTCTAGCTATATTACGTGTACAATGCCCCCCTCACTCATTCATTTGGCCTGGTGTTTGTTGTTCGGCACGAAAAGTAACCCGGTCCATCCAGGACATTTGGCCCAATCGACTACGCAGTACGTAACCACGAAAAGGAGGCGTAATCCAGGAGAAACCACGGTTCCAACGGGTTCCAAAACCGGCGGCGCCGAACTGACCAAAACTAATCCCGGGA harbors:
- the LOC117850660 gene encoding uncharacterized protein isoform X1 encodes the protein MLRARGAAGALLRLAGAGAFAQSGGAPPLARAAFTRGFLDLHKMVNKEAIEKEKARLKDEMSRGYFADISEIRKNQGKIATASKAIIPEADAAEFPDLVVESPDGGALHLPLVAPAPEDDGGEAGVGVIPDASLVCLSFRASSQKMAESWSSPFLDAFGADKNIHVYEVSFIDSWLLSSSPVRQAFLKVMRKSNNPQRHIVYAFGDHYDFRKKLQIINLLTGYIYLIDRQGRIRWQGFGSATQEELSSLTASTSILLDDK